TGGCGGCCGCATCCGGCTTGGCCAGGGAGCGCGCAGCCACCGCCATGGCGATGAGCTGCTGGCGACTGCGTAGCAGGTCACCGAGCGTGCCGGCGAGCACCTGTGCGGAAGCCTGCGACTCCGGCAGCAGAACAGCGGCACCCGCGGCGACAAAGGACTCCGCGTTACGCGTCTGGTGATCGTCCACCGCGTGCGGAAACGGAACCAGGACGGAACCGACGCCGGCAGCCGCGATCTCGGCCAGGGTCAACGCGCCGGCACGGCAGACCACCAGGTCCGCCCACGCGTAGGCCTCCGCCATGTCTTCGATGAAGGAATCCACCTGCGCGGACACACCGGCGGCGGCGTAGGCTTCACGCGCCGCGTCCAGATGCCGCGCACCGCACTGGTGGCGAACCTGAGGACAAATGTCCGCATCCAACGCGGCCAGCGCCTGCGGCAGCCGCGTGTTCAGCGCCTGCGCGCCGAGACTGCCGCCCAGCACCAGCAGGCGCAGGCTCCCCGTGCGCTGTGCCAGACGCTCCTGTGGCGGAGCCAGCGCGCTGATCGCCGCACGCACCGGATTTCCGACCCAGCGCAGTTTTCCACTTTGCGCGAAAGCGTCCGAAAAACCGCTCAGGGTCAGGCGCGCCAGGCGCGACAACACCCGATTGGTCATGCCGGGAACACGATTCTGCTCGTGCACGAGCAAGGGGCGGCGCAGCATCCAGGCGGCAAGCCCACCGGGGCCGGCGGCAAATCCGCCCATCGACAGGACACTGCGCGGATCCACGCGCCGCAGGATGGCGCGCGCGGCCAGCACCGCCTTGATGATGCGCAGGACACTGGTGA
This genomic stretch from Tahibacter amnicola harbors:
- the murG gene encoding undecaprenyldiphospho-muramoylpentapeptide beta-N-acetylglucosaminyltransferase, producing the protein MSGSAQPVLIMAGGTGGHIFPGVAVADELRRRGIPVVWLGSQGGLETQIVPKAGIALETLDIGGVRGKGLMVKLTSVLRIIKAVLAARAILRRVDPRSVLSMGGFAAGPGGLAAWMLRRPLLVHEQNRVPGMTNRVLSRLARLTLSGFSDAFAQSGKLRWVGNPVRAAISALAPPQERLAQRTGSLRLLVLGGSLGAQALNTRLPQALAALDADICPQVRHQCGARHLDAAREAYAAAGVSAQVDSFIEDMAEAYAWADLVVCRAGALTLAEIAAAGVGSVLVPFPHAVDDHQTRNAESFVAAGAAVLLPESQASAQVLAGTLGDLLRSRQQLIAMAVAARSLAKPDAAATIADHCLEVAA